One stretch of Pseudoxanthomonas sp. Root65 DNA includes these proteins:
- a CDS encoding amidohydrolase family protein, whose amino-acid sequence MPRLKPALLFLALSACGPAMAAPVERYDLLIRNGVVYDGSGGAPQRVDVAVRGDRIVALLPTGQSADAAQVLDAKGKAVSPGFINVLSWATESLIADGRGVSDTKQGVTLEIFGEGWSMGPVNPRMKADALKQQGDIRYDIPWTTLGGYLEHLQQRGITPNVASFIGATTVRIHELGEDDVDPTPEQLARMQDVVRQAMREGALGVGSSLIYPPAAFAETPELIALAQAAAESGGGYVSHMRSEADRFLEAIDETISIARATGQRAEAYHLKAAGEKNWPKMQQAIDRIAAARADGLQVSADMYVYTAGATGLTASLPPWVQAGGHDAMIQRLKDPATRARVIAEMRDPNAPWENLRLLAGSDERLLLIEFKSEALKPLGGRTLAAIARERGTSPEDTAIDLIIEDNHRIGTAYFLMSEENIELGLKQPWVSLGSDAESSAPEGVFLKSSTHPRAYGNVARFLGHYVRDRRLMPLEEGIHRLTGLPAANWKLKDRGCLRVGCHADIVVFDPATIADHATYERPQQYASGVSEVFVNGVQVLRAGEHTGATPGRVVRGPGWVPAAD is encoded by the coding sequence ATGCCGCGACTCAAGCCCGCCCTGCTGTTCCTCGCACTGTCCGCATGCGGGCCGGCGATGGCGGCACCTGTCGAGCGCTACGACCTGCTGATCCGCAACGGCGTGGTGTACGACGGCAGCGGCGGCGCGCCGCAGCGCGTCGACGTGGCCGTGCGCGGCGACCGCATCGTGGCGTTGCTGCCTACCGGGCAGTCCGCCGACGCAGCGCAGGTGCTCGATGCGAAGGGCAAGGCCGTGTCGCCGGGCTTCATCAACGTGCTGAGCTGGGCCACCGAATCGCTGATCGCCGACGGCCGCGGCGTCAGCGATACCAAGCAGGGCGTGACGCTGGAGATCTTCGGCGAAGGCTGGTCGATGGGACCGGTGAATCCGCGCATGAAGGCCGATGCGCTGAAGCAGCAGGGCGATATCCGCTACGACATTCCCTGGACCACGCTCGGCGGCTACCTGGAGCACCTGCAGCAGCGCGGAATCACGCCGAACGTCGCCTCCTTCATCGGTGCGACCACCGTGCGCATCCACGAATTGGGCGAAGACGATGTCGACCCCACACCGGAACAACTTGCGCGCATGCAGGACGTGGTGCGGCAGGCGATGCGCGAAGGCGCGCTGGGCGTGGGCAGTTCGCTGATCTATCCACCGGCGGCATTCGCCGAGACGCCGGAACTGATCGCGCTGGCGCAGGCGGCGGCCGAATCCGGCGGCGGCTACGTGTCGCACATGCGCAGCGAGGCCGATCGCTTCCTCGAGGCCATCGATGAAACCATCTCGATCGCACGCGCCACCGGCCAGCGCGCCGAGGCTTACCACCTGAAAGCCGCCGGCGAGAAGAACTGGCCGAAGATGCAGCAGGCGATCGACCGGATCGCCGCGGCGCGCGCCGACGGTCTGCAGGTCAGCGCCGACATGTACGTCTACACCGCCGGGGCCACCGGCCTGACCGCCAGCCTGCCGCCGTGGGTGCAGGCCGGCGGCCATGACGCGATGATCCAGCGCCTCAAGGATCCCGCCACGCGTGCGCGCGTGATCGCCGAGATGCGCGATCCCAATGCCCCGTGGGAGAACCTGCGCCTGCTCGCCGGCTCGGACGAGCGGCTGCTGCTGATCGAATTCAAGAGCGAGGCGCTGAAGCCGCTGGGTGGCAGGACGCTGGCGGCCATCGCGCGCGAACGCGGCACCTCGCCGGAAGACACCGCCATCGATCTGATCATCGAGGACAACCACCGCATCGGCACCGCCTACTTCCTGATGAGCGAAGAGAACATCGAGCTCGGCCTGAAGCAGCCCTGGGTCAGCCTGGGCTCGGATGCCGAGTCGTCGGCGCCGGAGGGCGTGTTCCTGAAATCCAGTACGCATCCGCGCGCCTACGGCAACGTGGCGCGCTTCCTCGGTCACTACGTGCGCGACCGCAGGCTGATGCCGCTGGAAGAGGGCATCCACCGCCTGACCGGATTGCCGGCGGCCAACTGGAAACTCAAGGACCGCGGCTGCCTGCGCGTCGGCTGCCATGCCGACATCGTCGTCTTCGACCCCGCCACCATCGCCGACCACGCCACCTACGAGCGGCCGCAGCAGTACGCCAGCGGGGTCAGCGAGGTGTTCGTCAATGGCGTGCAGGTGCTGCGCGCGGGCGAACACACCGGCGCCACACCGGGCCGCGTGGTGCGTGGGCCGGGCTGGGTGCCGGCGGCGGACTAG
- a CDS encoding polysaccharide deacetylase family protein: protein MRGVQRVLLSLLVMATGAAQASEPFPWPGGRKAAVSLAYDDAIPSQLDHAIPALDRHGLKGSFYLTLASDTLRTRQREWIAAARNGHELGNHTLFHQCSASQPDRAWVEPHRDLDTTTVAQMVDQVRLANAMLAALDGRSERTMTVPCGDTRARDGHYIDAVVADFVAIKRGQGGVIEDMARVDPAAVPVDVPVDATGDQLIARVEEAARRGTMVSFTFHGIGGDYLAVSNEAHDQLLRHLAAHPDIYWVAPFVDIMRHVRSHQRATPASRP from the coding sequence ATGCGCGGCGTACAGCGTGTCCTCCTGTCGCTGCTGGTCATGGCGACCGGCGCGGCACAGGCGAGCGAACCCTTTCCGTGGCCCGGCGGACGCAAGGCGGCAGTCAGCCTCGCGTACGACGATGCCATCCCCTCGCAGCTCGATCACGCCATCCCCGCCCTCGATCGCCACGGACTGAAAGGCAGCTTCTACCTGACGCTGGCCTCCGACACGCTGCGCACGCGCCAGCGGGAATGGATCGCCGCTGCGCGCAACGGCCACGAGCTCGGCAACCACACGCTGTTCCACCAGTGCTCGGCGTCGCAGCCCGACCGCGCCTGGGTCGAGCCGCACCGCGACCTCGACACCACCACGGTGGCGCAGATGGTCGACCAGGTACGGCTGGCGAACGCCATGCTGGCCGCGCTCGACGGCAGAAGCGAACGGACGATGACCGTGCCCTGCGGCGATACGCGGGCACGCGACGGCCATTACATCGACGCCGTCGTCGCGGACTTCGTCGCGATCAAGCGGGGACAAGGCGGCGTGATCGAGGACATGGCCCGGGTCGATCCCGCTGCGGTACCCGTCGATGTTCCCGTCGATGCCACGGGCGACCAGCTGATCGCACGCGTGGAGGAAGCGGCGCGACGCGGCACGATGGTCAGCTTCACCTTCCATGGGATCGGTGGCGATTACCTGGCCGTCTCGAACGAGGCGCACGACCAGCTGTTGCGCCACCTCGCCGCACACCCCGACATCTACTGGGTTGCGCCCTTCGTCGACATCATGCGGCACGTCAGGTCTCACCAACGCGCAACGCCAGCCTCGCGCCCCTGA
- a CDS encoding TonB-dependent receptor, translating into MHVKSSLYGMLAGSLLASSFVIPARAQSAASAETLDRVVVTATRLEAVSAFDTPASTHVVSLGEGGARPQAALSEVLDGIPGLLARERQNLAQDTQLSIRGFGARSTFGVRGLRLYADGVPATMPDGQGQVSHFNMLGADRVEVLRGPFSALHGNSSGGVIQLWSEIPEEGYEARVQASVASHDSRLLGARLRGAGDAIGYNVAASVLDTQGYRDHSAARRESLNAKLRLQPGAGTLDVLLNHFDAPDAQDPLGLTRAQAWEDPRQASPVATQYDTRKSVRQDQLGAVYEWPFAGGHRLRAMAYGGRREVEQYLSLPIAAQANPLNSGGVIDLDNDYGGADLRWSWTGDLAGRPFELSAGANADRQRQHRRGYENFVGTALGVRGDLRRDERNQVANADQYAQAWWRFAPRWSLLVGARHSRVRFRSNDAYVTATNPDDSGRVVYARTTPVAGLVFSPSDALRLYASIGGGFETPTFNEVGYRADGGAGLAFDLRPATTRNADLGMKWRGEQGLRVETAVFRADTDDELAVARNVGGRSSFRNVGAARRQGVELQAELPLQAAWQLQLAYTWLDATFRDAFPICTASGCTSPVVQVAAGTRIPGVARQQASARLRWQGEQWHAAAQLLAVGDVTVNDTGSERAPGYGLLNLEVARAWLAGHGRLQGFARIDNALDRVHIGSVIVNEGNGRFYEPGADRTFTVGVRWHWAGGG; encoded by the coding sequence ATGCACGTGAAGTCTTCGCTCTACGGGATGCTGGCGGGTTCGCTGCTCGCATCGTCCTTCGTCATACCTGCCCGCGCGCAGTCGGCCGCATCCGCGGAAACGCTGGACCGCGTCGTCGTCACCGCCACCCGCCTGGAAGCGGTCAGCGCCTTCGATACGCCCGCGTCCACCCATGTGGTCTCGCTGGGTGAGGGCGGCGCCCGGCCACAGGCGGCACTGTCGGAGGTGCTGGACGGCATCCCGGGCCTGCTCGCGCGCGAACGGCAGAACCTCGCGCAGGACACGCAGTTGTCGATCCGCGGCTTCGGTGCGCGCTCGACCTTCGGTGTGCGCGGATTGCGGCTGTATGCCGACGGCGTGCCGGCGACCATGCCGGACGGGCAGGGCCAGGTGTCGCACTTCAACATGCTGGGCGCCGATCGCGTGGAGGTGCTGCGCGGCCCGTTCTCGGCCCTGCACGGCAATTCGTCCGGCGGTGTGATCCAACTGTGGAGCGAGATCCCCGAGGAAGGCTACGAAGCCCGCGTGCAGGCCAGCGTGGCCAGCCACGACAGCCGGCTGCTGGGCGCGCGCCTGCGGGGTGCCGGTGATGCGATCGGCTACAACGTGGCGGCGTCGGTGCTGGACACGCAGGGGTACCGCGACCACAGTGCGGCGCGGCGCGAATCGCTGAACGCGAAGCTGCGCCTGCAGCCCGGTGCCGGCACGCTGGACGTGCTGCTCAACCATTTCGACGCGCCCGACGCCCAGGATCCGCTGGGGCTGACGCGCGCGCAGGCCTGGGAGGACCCGCGCCAGGCGTCGCCGGTCGCCACGCAGTACGACACTCGCAAATCCGTTCGCCAGGACCAGCTTGGCGCGGTCTACGAATGGCCGTTCGCCGGCGGCCACCGGTTGCGTGCGATGGCCTACGGCGGTCGCCGCGAGGTGGAGCAGTACCTGTCGCTGCCGATCGCGGCGCAGGCCAATCCGCTCAACTCGGGCGGCGTGATCGATCTGGACAACGACTATGGCGGTGCCGACCTGCGCTGGTCATGGACCGGTGATCTCGCCGGGCGCCCGTTCGAGCTGAGCGCAGGCGCCAATGCCGACCGCCAGCGCCAGCATCGGCGTGGCTACGAGAACTTCGTCGGCACCGCGCTGGGCGTACGCGGCGACCTGCGGCGGGACGAGCGCAACCAGGTGGCAAATGCGGACCAGTACGCGCAGGCATGGTGGCGCTTCGCGCCGCGATGGTCGCTGCTGGTCGGTGCCCGCCACAGTCGCGTGCGCTTCCGCTCCAACGATGCCTACGTCACCGCCACCAATCCCGACGACAGCGGCCGGGTGGTGTACGCGCGCACCACGCCGGTGGCCGGCCTGGTGTTTTCTCCCTCCGACGCGCTGCGCCTGTACGCGTCGATCGGAGGCGGCTTCGAGACGCCGACGTTCAACGAGGTCGGCTACCGCGCCGACGGCGGCGCCGGACTGGCGTTCGACCTGAGGCCGGCGACCACCCGCAATGCCGACCTGGGCATGAAGTGGCGTGGCGAACAGGGACTGCGCGTCGAAACCGCGGTGTTCCGCGCCGACACGGACGACGAACTCGCGGTCGCGCGCAACGTCGGCGGTCGCAGCAGCTTCCGCAATGTGGGCGCCGCACGCCGGCAGGGCGTGGAGCTCCAGGCCGAACTGCCGCTGCAGGCCGCATGGCAGCTGCAGCTGGCCTACACCTGGCTGGACGCGACGTTCCGCGACGCCTTCCCTATCTGCACGGCGAGCGGCTGTACCTCGCCCGTGGTGCAGGTCGCCGCCGGCACCCGCATCCCGGGTGTCGCACGGCAGCAGGCCTCGGCACGGCTGCGATGGCAGGGCGAACAGTGGCATGCCGCCGCGCAGCTGCTGGCCGTGGGCGATGTCACCGTGAACGACACCGGCAGCGAACGTGCGCCCGGCTACGGCCTGCTCAACCTGGAAGTGGCCCGCGCCTGGCTGGCAGGCCATGGCCGGTTGCAGGGGTTCGCCCGCATCGACAACGCGCTCGACCGCGTCCACATCGGCTCGGTCATCGTCAACGAAGGCAATGGCCGCTTCTACGAACCGGGTGCCGACCGCACCTTCACCGTCGGCGTGCGCTGGCACTGGGCCGGCGGCGGCTGA
- a CDS encoding TonB-dependent receptor, whose amino-acid sequence MNQSQSARPWYRKQLSLAIAGALACCAAPALAQQAEPADDASATNLDTVVVTANKRVENIRDVAASISVIGERQLENIGAVSLSDYAAYIPGLQVQNDGSPGLTRVSLRGIAALSSGATVSTYIDDVPVGSSGIYQGASTLMLDLLPYDISRVEVLRGPQGTLYGAGAVGGLLKYVTRAPDMFGEEARVGLGLRAVQDGGHAWNARFGASLPLKEDRLGLRMSFARNGIAGFTDNAVDGREDINKGEQIGARTALSWDGEAFDLGLSVLHQRIRSDDRAGVALDGDTLDPLFGEDDDLAWQPRPFSKDLTLASLSLDWDLGWANFISATGWSQTDTVDQIDSTVQFGEVADLLLGLPEPGSSFVRYSFDLDKVTQEFRLQSKGGGTFEWMVGAFYTKEDALQSQFAWLGQRDGTALPAPLDEMFGTLAIINLPSTYKEYALFANGSWRFGERFKIDAGLRQARNDQWFSQNVPTGILAPIGESPGDSSEDVFTWSLSPQFKLSENVMLYARVATGYQPGGPNVALAGVPPQVDSSMLDSYEIGMKSQFADRRVTLDVSAFRIDWEDIQVASSFNGVGGLVNGGKATSEGLELSSQFRITDALTLGLNGAYTDASIKNDFEPTVIPQGAFDVILWTGLAGDRMPYTPKQSWTATAEYAFSVGGLDGQVGGALRWVDDRVNDTTERQRVTAPGDPDTLLAPDDITVPLELDSYHALDLYAGIGRNNWELRLYANNVTGEQAWSTLAPMDGALSGTRSHVTGVPIQPRTFGLELDVRF is encoded by the coding sequence ATGAACCAGTCCCAGTCCGCACGGCCGTGGTACCGCAAGCAACTCTCACTGGCGATCGCAGGCGCACTGGCCTGTTGCGCCGCACCCGCGCTGGCGCAGCAGGCCGAGCCGGCCGACGACGCGTCCGCCACCAATCTCGACACGGTGGTGGTGACCGCCAACAAGCGCGTGGAGAACATCCGCGATGTCGCCGCCTCGATCAGCGTGATCGGCGAGCGGCAGTTGGAGAACATCGGCGCGGTGTCGCTCTCCGACTACGCCGCCTACATCCCCGGACTGCAGGTGCAGAACGATGGCAGCCCGGGCCTGACCCGCGTGTCGCTGCGCGGCATCGCCGCGCTGTCCTCGGGTGCGACGGTGTCCACCTACATCGACGACGTGCCGGTCGGCTCCAGCGGCATCTACCAGGGCGCGAGCACGCTGATGCTCGACCTGCTGCCGTACGACATCAGCCGCGTCGAAGTGTTGCGCGGCCCGCAGGGCACGCTGTACGGTGCCGGTGCCGTCGGCGGCCTGCTGAAGTACGTCACGCGTGCGCCGGACATGTTCGGCGAAGAGGCGCGCGTCGGCCTCGGCCTGCGCGCCGTGCAGGACGGCGGCCACGCATGGAATGCCCGCTTCGGCGCCAGCCTGCCGCTGAAGGAGGACCGCCTGGGCCTGCGCATGAGCTTCGCGCGCAACGGCATCGCCGGCTTCACCGACAACGCGGTGGACGGCCGCGAGGACATCAACAAGGGCGAGCAGATCGGTGCGCGCACGGCGCTGTCGTGGGATGGCGAGGCGTTCGACCTGGGCCTGTCGGTGCTGCACCAGCGCATCCGCAGCGACGACCGTGCCGGCGTGGCGCTGGACGGCGACACGCTGGATCCGTTGTTCGGCGAGGACGACGACCTGGCCTGGCAGCCGCGGCCGTTCTCCAAGGACCTGACGCTGGCATCGCTGAGCCTGGACTGGGACCTGGGCTGGGCCAACTTCATTTCGGCGACCGGCTGGTCGCAGACCGACACCGTCGACCAGATCGACTCGACCGTGCAGTTCGGCGAAGTGGCCGACCTGCTGCTGGGATTGCCGGAGCCGGGCAGTTCGTTCGTGCGCTACAGCTTCGACCTGGACAAGGTCACGCAGGAATTCCGCCTGCAATCCAAGGGCGGCGGCACCTTCGAGTGGATGGTCGGCGCGTTCTACACCAAGGAAGACGCGCTGCAGAGCCAGTTCGCCTGGCTGGGCCAGCGCGATGGCACGGCGCTGCCGGCGCCGCTCGACGAGATGTTCGGCACGCTGGCGATCATCAACCTGCCCAGCACGTACAAGGAATACGCGCTGTTCGCCAACGGTTCGTGGCGGTTCGGCGAGCGCTTCAAGATCGACGCCGGCCTGCGCCAGGCGCGCAACGACCAGTGGTTCAGCCAGAACGTGCCGACCGGCATCCTGGCGCCCATCGGCGAATCGCCCGGCGACTCCAGCGAGGACGTGTTCACCTGGAGCCTGAGCCCGCAGTTCAAGCTGTCCGAGAACGTCATGCTGTATGCACGCGTGGCTACCGGCTACCAGCCGGGTGGTCCGAACGTCGCGCTGGCGGGCGTGCCGCCGCAGGTGGATTCCTCCATGCTCGACAGCTACGAGATCGGCATGAAGTCGCAGTTCGCCGACCGTCGCGTGACCCTCGACGTGTCCGCGTTCCGGATCGACTGGGAAGACATCCAGGTGGCGTCGTCGTTCAACGGCGTCGGCGGCCTGGTCAACGGCGGCAAGGCCACCAGCGAGGGCCTGGAACTGTCCTCGCAGTTCCGCATCACCGATGCACTGACCCTCGGTCTCAATGGCGCGTACACCGATGCGAGCATCAAGAACGATTTCGAGCCGACGGTGATTCCGCAGGGTGCGTTCGACGTGATCCTGTGGACGGGCCTCGCCGGCGACCGCATGCCCTACACGCCGAAGCAATCGTGGACCGCGACGGCCGAGTACGCCTTCTCCGTGGGCGGCCTCGACGGGCAGGTGGGCGGTGCGCTGCGCTGGGTCGACGACCGTGTCAACGACACCACCGAGCGGCAGCGTGTCACCGCGCCGGGCGATCCGGACACGCTGCTGGCGCCGGACGACATCACGGTGCCGCTGGAACTGGACAGCTACCACGCGCTGGACCTGTACGCCGGCATCGGCAGGAACAACTGGGAGCTGCGCCTGTATGCCAACAACGTCACCGGCGAACAGGCGTGGTCGACCCTGGCGCCGATGGACGGCGCGCTGTCGGGCACGAGGTCGCATGTGACCGGCGTGCCCATCCAGCCGCGGACCTTCGGGCTGGAACTCGACGTCCGCTTCTGA
- a CDS encoding DUF1611 domain-containing protein — protein sequence MQTALPASSDVDALPQPYLLFLGDTVEPGYAKTAFGLRDWARERCVGEFACDTAAVSAGLPFLTPVQARQAGARAMVIGVANPGGRIPPAWTPLLVQALEAGLDLIGGMHMRLSGIEPLRNAARALGRRLIDVREPPAEIPVATGAKRSGHRLLTIGTDCALGKKYTALALARSFRARGIDADFRATGQTGILIAGAGIPMDAVVADFAAGAAEMLSPDAHPSHWDVIEGQGSLSHPAYAGVSLALLHGSQPDVIVVCHEHGRERVLGYPQYLLPSIEETIELALRLGARTNPAIRCGGVSLNTGMLDAEAAREAIDALADRLGMPVADPVRGGDTFTALVAACLARQAG from the coding sequence ATGCAGACCGCTCTTCCGGCGTCGTCCGACGTCGACGCGCTTCCGCAACCGTACCTGCTGTTCCTCGGCGACACCGTCGAGCCCGGCTACGCCAAGACCGCGTTCGGCCTGCGCGACTGGGCGCGCGAACGCTGTGTCGGTGAATTCGCCTGCGATACGGCAGCGGTCAGCGCCGGCCTGCCGTTCCTCACGCCGGTACAGGCGCGCCAGGCCGGTGCGCGTGCCATGGTGATCGGCGTGGCCAATCCCGGCGGCCGCATTCCGCCGGCATGGACTCCGTTGCTGGTGCAGGCACTGGAAGCGGGGCTGGACCTGATCGGCGGCATGCACATGCGCCTGTCCGGCATCGAGCCGCTGCGCAATGCCGCGCGCGCCTTGGGTCGACGTCTGATCGACGTGCGCGAGCCGCCGGCGGAGATCCCGGTGGCCACCGGGGCCAAGCGCAGCGGGCACCGGCTGCTGACCATCGGCACCGATTGCGCGCTCGGCAAGAAGTACACGGCGCTGGCGCTGGCGCGCTCGTTCCGGGCGCGCGGCATCGACGCGGATTTCCGCGCCACCGGCCAGACCGGCATCCTGATCGCGGGTGCAGGCATTCCGATGGATGCCGTGGTGGCCGACTTCGCCGCAGGCGCGGCCGAAATGCTGTCGCCGGATGCGCACCCGTCGCACTGGGACGTGATCGAAGGCCAGGGATCGCTGTCGCATCCGGCGTACGCGGGCGTGTCGCTGGCGCTGCTGCACGGCAGCCAGCCGGACGTGATCGTCGTCTGCCACGAACATGGCCGCGAGCGTGTGCTCGGTTATCCGCAGTACCTGCTGCCGTCCATCGAGGAGACCATCGAGCTGGCACTGCGTCTCGGCGCGCGCACCAATCCGGCGATCCGCTGCGGCGGCGTCAGCCTCAACACCGGCATGCTGGACGCGGAGGCCGCACGCGAGGCGATCGACGCGCTGGCCGACCGGCTCGGCATGCCGGTCGCCGATCCGGTGCGGGGAGGCGACACGTTCACCGCGCTGGTAGCCGCCTGCCTCGCCCGGCAGGCCGGCTGA
- a CDS encoding serine hydrolase, with product MSLFLKLLMTAAMATLPGMAMHAKAQAQLPAGFDARVEQAMRSRDVPGMAISIVKDGQIVHAKGYGVRRLGGTEPVDADTIFPTGSTGKAVTAAALAMLIDDGKLAWDDKVIDHLPDFRMYDAWVTREMTVGDLLLHRSGLGLGAGDLLFIPRTSRSRADIVRALRHIKPATSFRSGYAYDNILYIVAGELVTQASGQPWEDFVRTRIFQPLGMTTAVSDEKDRFANPNRAQPHARLDPRLRGLGAQQVLPEREGLGQVGAPAGGLSWSANDFARWLQVQLALGALPDGKGRLYSEASARAMWTPQVTIPIRGYPAPISDITPQFSGYGYGWNVQDYRGVKVVQHGGAVFGVLAFVVLVPERNLGIALQINAEDVEVMRGLGYELLDHYLGLESRDWVGAFATWNQARLAGGLDALKSASTAARAASRPSLAVTGYAGAYRDAWYGPISVAEQGGTLRVDFSQTPNMAGTLRHWQYDTFRVDWDDTAIEPAYMTFALDADGRVDRITMKAVSPLADFSYDYPDLLFEPAK from the coding sequence ATGAGCCTGTTTCTGAAGCTGCTGATGACGGCCGCGATGGCCACGCTGCCGGGCATGGCAATGCACGCGAAAGCGCAGGCGCAGCTGCCGGCCGGCTTCGACGCGCGGGTCGAGCAGGCGATGAGGTCGCGCGATGTGCCCGGCATGGCCATCTCCATCGTCAAGGATGGGCAGATCGTGCATGCCAAGGGCTATGGCGTGCGCCGGCTGGGTGGCACCGAGCCGGTCGACGCGGACACGATCTTTCCTACCGGTTCGACCGGCAAGGCGGTCACCGCGGCGGCGCTGGCCATGCTGATCGACGACGGCAAGCTGGCGTGGGACGACAAGGTCATCGACCATCTGCCCGACTTCCGCATGTACGACGCCTGGGTCACGCGCGAGATGACCGTCGGCGATCTGCTGCTCCACCGCAGCGGACTTGGACTGGGCGCCGGCGACCTGTTGTTCATTCCGCGCACCTCGCGCAGCCGCGCCGACATCGTACGCGCGCTGCGGCACATCAAACCCGCGACCAGCTTCCGCAGCGGCTACGCCTACGACAACATCCTCTACATCGTCGCCGGCGAATTGGTCACGCAGGCCAGCGGACAGCCGTGGGAAGACTTCGTGCGCACGCGCATCTTCCAGCCGCTCGGCATGACGACCGCAGTCAGCGACGAGAAGGACCGCTTCGCCAACCCCAATCGGGCGCAGCCGCATGCGCGCCTGGATCCGCGCCTGCGCGGACTCGGTGCGCAACAGGTGCTGCCCGAACGCGAAGGCCTGGGACAAGTCGGCGCGCCTGCGGGGGGACTGTCGTGGAGCGCGAACGATTTCGCCCGCTGGCTGCAGGTGCAGCTGGCGCTGGGCGCGCTGCCGGACGGCAAGGGGCGGCTCTACAGCGAAGCGTCGGCCCGCGCGATGTGGACGCCGCAGGTGACCATCCCGATCCGCGGCTATCCGGCGCCGATCTCCGACATCACGCCGCAGTTCTCCGGCTATGGCTATGGCTGGAACGTGCAGGACTACCGTGGCGTCAAGGTCGTGCAGCATGGCGGTGCGGTCTTCGGCGTGCTCGCCTTCGTGGTGCTGGTACCCGAGCGCAACCTGGGCATCGCGCTGCAGATCAACGCCGAAGACGTGGAGGTGATGCGCGGGCTCGGCTACGAACTGCTGGACCACTATCTCGGCCTGGAATCGCGCGATTGGGTCGGTGCGTTCGCGACGTGGAACCAGGCGCGCTTGGCTGGCGGACTCGACGCGCTGAAGAGTGCGTCCACCGCCGCGCGCGCGGCATCACGGCCCTCGCTTGCCGTCACCGGCTACGCAGGCGCCTACCGCGACGCCTGGTACGGCCCGATCAGTGTCGCCGAACAGGGCGGTACGCTGCGCGTCGATTTCAGCCAGACGCCGAACATGGCCGGGACGCTGCGCCACTGGCAGTACGACACGTTCCGCGTGGACTGGGACGACACCGCCATCGAGCCCGCCTACATGACCTTCGCCCTCGATGCCGATGGCCGCGTGGACCGCATCACGATGAAGGCGGTCTCGCCGCTGGCGGACTTCAGCTACGACTATCCGGACCTGCTCTTCGAGCCGGCGAAGTAG
- a CDS encoding peptide MFS transporter codes for MSATAGMSDKTWFGQPRGLTILFLTNMWELFSYYGMRTLLVYYMTKQLLFAQEKASFIYGTYTALAYFTPIIGGVIADRWLGKRNAVILGGTIMAFGHFVMAFEPMFYLALATIALGNGLFLPSLPSQINDLYAADDPRRGRAYNVYYVGLNIGGFLAPLVCGTLGELYGWHYGFGAAGIGMFLGLMIYVFGRHYLPPEPSRVLLAPVADAQVRAGGGHAHRVWWLLLGVGIAATIFRGAYEQVGNTLPLLIDTGVDRVVAGFTIPMTWFQSLNPLLVISMTPLLLLHWRRRADAGHDTSPALKMAIGALIVAAAYVLLAALTASAGEARIGWGWLVAFFVVLTLGELYILPTGLGLFAKLAPPRLGATTVASWFLAVFSGSLLAGLVGTLWSKTGHAGFFLLLAGLAVVAAFLLWRLDRPIRSLH; via the coding sequence ATGAGCGCTACCGCCGGCATGTCGGACAAGACCTGGTTCGGCCAGCCACGCGGGCTGACCATCCTGTTCCTCACCAACATGTGGGAGCTGTTCTCCTACTACGGCATGCGCACGCTGCTGGTCTACTACATGACCAAGCAACTGCTGTTCGCGCAGGAGAAGGCGTCCTTCATCTATGGCACCTACACCGCGCTGGCGTACTTCACGCCCATCATCGGTGGCGTGATCGCGGACCGCTGGCTGGGCAAGCGCAATGCGGTGATCCTCGGCGGCACGATCATGGCGTTCGGCCACTTCGTGATGGCGTTCGAGCCGATGTTCTACCTGGCGCTGGCCACCATCGCGCTGGGCAACGGCCTGTTCCTGCCCAGCCTGCCCAGCCAGATCAACGACCTCTACGCCGCCGACGATCCGCGTCGCGGCCGTGCCTACAACGTCTACTACGTGGGCCTGAACATCGGCGGCTTCCTCGCGCCGCTGGTGTGCGGCACGCTGGGCGAACTGTATGGCTGGCACTACGGCTTCGGTGCGGCGGGCATCGGCATGTTCCTGGGGCTGATGATCTACGTGTTCGGCCGGCACTATCTGCCGCCGGAACCCTCGCGCGTGTTGCTTGCACCCGTCGCGGACGCGCAGGTGCGGGCGGGTGGCGGGCACGCGCACCGGGTGTGGTGGCTGCTGCTCGGTGTCGGCATTGCGGCGACGATCTTCCGCGGCGCCTACGAGCAGGTCGGCAATACGCTGCCGTTGCTGATCGACACCGGCGTGGATCGGGTGGTCGCCGGTTTCACCATTCCGATGACTTGGTTCCAGTCGCTCAATCCGCTGCTGGTGATCAGCATGACGCCGTTGCTGCTGCTGCACTGGCGGCGGCGCGCCGACGCCGGGCACGACACATCGCCGGCGCTGAAGATGGCGATCGGCGCCCTGATCGTGGCGGCCGCCTATGTGCTGCTGGCGGCGCTGACCGCATCGGCGGGCGAGGCACGCATCGGCTGGGGATGGCTGGTGGCGTTCTTCGTCGTGCTCACGCTGGGCGAGCTGTACATCCTGCCGACCGGCCTGGGGCTGTTCGCGAAACTGGCGCCGCCGCGGCTGGGCGCGACGACGGTCGCGTCCTGGTTCCTGGCAGTGTTCAGCGGCAGCCTGCTGGCTGGCCTGGTCGGCACGCTGTGGTCGAAGACCGGCCATGCCGGTTTCTTCCTGCTGCTCGCGGGCCTGGCCGTGGTCGCCGCGTTCCTGCTGTGGCGGCTGGACCGCCCGATCCGCTCACTGCACTGA